Proteins co-encoded in one Malus domestica chromosome 09, GDT2T_hap1 genomic window:
- the LOC114826923 gene encoding uncharacterized protein isoform X6, translating into MPGNEIEGRIHNFYEQDNYSRQSQVADNNWPVDIYNQWHGKQRETSNVQQLDFGRGRGGESLSFDKTYKQLAQKPELSHIQTRNQHLETNGFMLGWQDLQESQFFDDSSVLVPLALTSRGLSILQSEQENASCDSPTLTTNSERSEITEASSEFNFVGRQPQLVRGQQQGIPQIHSMQQSGYNDMQMLQQHLMFKKLQELQRQQQLQQFGDARQHNAVNQLSAINKQTSGVQFSPLINGTPVNDTPQMFMNWVQRGGSLGGQNVSNRVIFSQEQGQTLSSMGLAPQQFDASLYGTPVASGRGTMNQYSHLPVMSHDSENLLAKANDQMQKPAMQPSAFNNSFVGAHCTTASPDQVCSPQGAFVSQQGFQGKNVFGQVITQGSNCGSTLGNLQQGDTLQTNTSPQELSGKQDQAGWPGIFQQKTMQHGPSQGLVPLDPMEEKILFDMDDSTWDSSMGKQSDIGAGGFGNAFESSFPSLQSGSWSALMQSAVAEASSSDTGQQEEWSGLTFQNTELSTGNQPSNIVDNENQGSWADNNLQSVSSLSSKPFPMLNDSSVSSSFPGFPQPGIQFTPEHREGFHQDESHESIQKSPKSSSEWLDRNSQQVQPHMRLDNTWTSQSSKPEGDINEGMYNRNSENHMWNRDGDSRVTSFSRSTGQLEQVHFGSENILRNRENSNIFNFHSLQNSHMTNVHQETSHQVQDNNKLDYGKHFISSNKEDNEGIGEKHHQMSNSSHVMQNSYGREGGTYEQQQNCYQRDNSYGRKSEDSSGMRLTAQTRVDQLKENSSIAQFGHPGFNPLSEGMIHPASNPNQMQMDSNLRGKNQTWSTLSPSQPLPQSHESSPRSRWDDKFGIGGQSSSPTSYKHGNSIAESTSSPTFSRNQLQTQHLFNVPGPSNQTTLPGSSAKHAPSNLALSQDTSQQIFVNSGGQQFPVLEAVPVSQPPFMSGMPARGGVSVKPQSLWTNNQSQQHLSGMETTSLASKELNGLNTQDSGYRSSEFGHSHTSLQGFNSAQEKQEEERMFDASQTGDLGGIHHNDSNGLAPSARNLGFLGHALKHSHGFRHDHSRLHQVQGTKNEEADPSRRDLDVQQVTAMAGQQSIYGHNKDGELNSPSAHKLSPLGNSNATNFLTDAREGLSVKTSSESAFQAQGMVAFGESDSQSPSIGNDVLPNYAETSQPNLSMASNWFKQYGTFRNGQMQPTYDARLARSSAGQTSLVKPSQSLNIHSSVEQIDASEANRVWPSTATNLVTSEPFVAPYVLPSEVIDETMAIVRPKKRKIETSELLPWHKVTEGSKRVQDVSLAEQEWALSCNRLTEKVGHEFEMIEDGRPILRSKRRLIFTTQFLQQLLGPAPASILSADAALYYDSVTYFVAKLSLGDACTLTCSSSTDAPLNDSNTIGEKPKVSENTEMQYLSKAVEDFTNRSKKLENDLLRLDKVSILDLRLECQELERFSVINRFARFHIPQTATSGTTSSSGTVPTAPKPFPQRYVTGQPLPRHLPEGVHCLSL; encoded by the exons ATGCCTGGTAACGAAATTGAAGGCAGGATCCACAATTTTTATGAACAAGACAACTATTCCCGTCAATCTCAAGTTGCAGACAATAATTGGCCTGTTGATATTTATAATCAATGGCATGGAAAACAAAGAGAGACAAGTAATGTGCAACAACTAG ATTTTGGGAGAGGACGGGGCGGTGAGTCTTTGAGTTTTGATAAAACATATAAACAGTTGGCTCAGAAACCGGAATTGTCCCATATTCAAACTAGAAACCAACATCTGGAGACGAATGGGTTTATGCTTGGATGGCAGGATTTGCAGGAAAGCCAGTTTTTCGATGATAGCTCAGTTTTGGTTCCACTTGCTTTAACTTCGAGAGGCTTATCTATCCTTCAATCAGAGCAAGAAAATGCATCGTGCGATAGTCCCACTTTGACAACCAATTCAGAAAGGTCTGAAATTACTGAAGCTTCCAGTGAGTTTAACTTTGTTGGAAGGCAGCCACAACTTGTGAGGGGACAACAACAAGGCATTCCACAGATTCACTCGATGCAGCAGTCTGGGTACAATGACATGCAGATGTTGCAGCAGCACCTGATGTTTAAGAAACTGCAAGAACTTCAGAGGCAGCAGCAACTACAACAGTTCGGTGATGCAAGGCAACATAATGCAGTAAATCAGCTCTCTGCAATTAATAAGCAGACTTCAGGGGTTCAGTTTTCACCTCTAATCAATGGAACACCCGTTAATGATACGCCACAAATGTTTATGAACTGGGTGCAGAGGGGTGGATCTCTGGGAGGACAAAATGTTTCTAATAGAGTTATTTTTTCTCAAGAGCAAGGTCAAACTTTGAGCTCAATGGGTCTTGCTCCTCAGCAGTTTGATGCATCTTTATATGGTACTCCTGTTGCTAGTGGAAGAGGGACTATGAATCAGTATTCCCATCTTCCGGTGATGTCTCATGATTCTGAAAATTTGTTGGCCAAGGCTAATGATCAAATGCAGAAGCCTGCTATGCAGCCATCAGCCTTCAATAACTCATTTGTAGGTGCTCATTGTACGACTGCTTCTCCGGACCAGGTTTGCTCACCTCAAGGGGCGTTTGTATCCCAACAAGGCTTTCAGGGAAAAAATGTATTTGGACAAGTTATTACTCAAGGTTCAAATTGTGGATCCACATTGGGTAACCTCCAACAAGGGGATACCTTGCAAACAAATACATCACCACAGGAGCTCAGTGGAAAGCAAGATCAAGCTGGCTGGCCGGGAATCTTCCAGCAAAAAACAATGCAGCATGGCCCTTCCCAGGGTTTGGTTCCCCTTGATCCAATGGAAGAGAAGATTTTGTTTGACATGGATGATAGTACTTGGGATTCGTCTATGGGAAAGCAGAGTGATATTGGGGCTGGAGGCTTTGGAAATGCATTCGAAAGTTCATTTCCTTCTCTCCAAAGTGGAAGCTGGAGCGCGCTTATGCAGTCTGCTGTAGCAGAAGCTTCTAGTAGTGATACCGGCCAACAGGAGGAGTGGAGTGGATTGACTTTTCAGAATACCGAGCTGTCAACTGGTAATCAGCCTTCAAACATCGTGGACAATGAGAACCAAGGAAGTTGGGCTGATAACAATCTGCAGAGTGTCTCTTCCTTAAGTTCAAAACCTTTTCCCATGCTTAATGACTCAAGTGTTAGTTCTAGCTTCCCTGGCTTTCCACAGCCAGGCATccaattcacacctgagcatcGAGAAGGGTTTCACCAGGATGAATCTCATGAATCCATTCAGAAGTCTCCCAAAAGTTCTAGCGAGTGGTTGGATCGTAACTCTCAACAGGTTCAGCCACATATGCGTTTGGACAACACATGGACCAGTCAAAGCAGTAAACCAGAAG GTGATATTAACGAAGGCATGTACAATAGGAACTCTGAGAACCATATGTGGAATAGGGATGGTGATTCCAGGGTAACTTCATTTTCCAGATCAACTGGACAATTGGAGCAAGTACATTTTGGTTCAGAGAATATTCTTAGGAACAGAGAAAATTCCAATATTTTTAACTTTCATTCCCTGCAAAATTCACACATGACTAATGTCCATCAGGAAACCAGTCACCAAGTCCAAGATAATAATAAGCTTGATTACGGGAAACATTTTATATCTAGCAACAAGGAGGATAATGAGGGCATTGGAGAAAAACATCATCAAATGAGTAACAGCTCTCATGTTATGCAAAACTCTTATGGGAGGGAAGGTGGAACATATGAGCAGCAGCAAAATTGCTACCAGAGGGACAACTCGTATGGCCGGAAATCAGAGGATTCTAGCGGCATGCGTTTGACTGCACAAACAAG GGTTGATCAGTTGAAGGAGAATAGTTCTATCGCACAGTTTGGCCATCCTGGATTTAACCCACTATCTGAG GGTATGATCCATCCAGCTAGTAATCCAAATCAAATGCAAATGGATTCTAATTTAAGAGGGAAAAATCAGACCTGGTCCACTCTGTCCCCTTCTCAACCTTTGCCCCAATCACATGAATCATCACCGAGATCCCGTTGGGATGATAAATTTGGTATCGGGGGACAATCGAGCAGCCCTACGTCTTATAAGCATGGAAACTCTATTGCAGAAAGCACATCCAGTCCTACATTTTCAAGGAATCAGCTTCAAACACAACATCTGTTTAATGTACCTGGTCCATCTAATCAAACAACATTACCTGGTTCTTCTGCAAAGCATGCACCTTCCAACCTTGCTCTATCTCAAGATACTTCTCAGCAAATTTTTGTCAACTCTGGTGGTCAACAATTCCCTGTTCTTGAAGCTGTTCCAGTTTCTCAGCCTCCTTTTATGTCAGGCATGCCTGCACGGGGTGGAGTATCAGTGAAGCCGCAGAGTTTGTGGACAAATAACCAAAGCCAGCAACATCTTTCTGGCATGGAAACTACTTCGTTGGCTTCAAAGGAGCTAAATGGTCTAAATACCCAGGACAGTGGATATAGATCATCTGAATTTGGCCATTCCCATACGAGTTTACAAGGATTCAATTCTGCACAAGAGAAACAGGAGGAAGAGAGGATGTTTGATGCTTCACAGACAGGG GATCTTGGTGGAATACATCATAATGACAGCAATGGCCTGGCTCCCTCTGCAAGAAATCTTGGATTTCTTGGCCATGCTTTAAAACATTCACATGGATTTCGTCATGACCACTCCCGGCTGCACCAAGTGCAGGGTACGAAGAATGAAGAGGCTGATCCAAGTAGGAGGGATCTGGATGTACAACAGGTAACTGCTATGGCAGGACAGCAGTCAATTTATGGTCATAACAAGGATGGTGAACTGAATTCTCCATCAGCTCACAAGTTATCGCCACTTGGAAATTCCAACGCAACAAATTTCCTGACGGATGCAAGAGAAGGTCTAAGTGTAAAAACTTCTTCAGAATCTGCCTTCCAAGCCCAAGGCATGGTTGCATTTGGTGAAAGTGATTCTCAGAGTCCATCTATTGGCAATGATGTGTTACCTAATTATGCTGAAACTTCTCAGCCCAATCTAAGCATGGCATCGAACTGGTTTAAACAGTATGGGACCTTCAGAAATGGGCAGATGCAACCAACGTATGATGCAAGGCTTGCTAGGTCTTCTGCAGGGCAGACCTCGCTTGTGAAGCCTTCGCAAAGCCTAAACATACATTCTTCTGTGGAACAGATAGATGCTTCTGAGGCTAACAGAGTATGGCCAAGTACAGCTACCAATTTGGTAACAAGCGAACCCTTTGTAGCCCCTTATGTGTTACCTTCAGAAGTCATTGATGAAACTATGGCGATCGTGAGACCAAAGAAACGCAAAATTGAAACATCAGAGCTTCTACCATGGCACAAAGTGACAGAAGGTTCCAAAAGGGTTCAAGATGTCAG TCTGGCAGAGCAAGAATGGGCCTTGTCATGCAATCGGCTGACTGAGAAA GTTGGACATGAGTTTGAAATGATTGAAGATGGACGTCCAATCCTTCGATCTAAGAGAAGGCTTATCTTCACAACACAGTTTCTGCAGCAATTGCTCGGCCCTGCACCAGCATCCATTCTCTCAGCAGACGCTGCTTTGTACTATGATAGTGTGACATATTTTGTTGCTAAATTATCATTAGGGGATGCGTGCACCCTGACCTGCAGCAGCAGTACTGATGCGCCACTGAACGACAGTAATAC GATTGGGGAAAAGCCTAAAGTTTCTGAAAATACTGAAATGCAGTATTTA